A single window of Cytobacillus dafuensis DNA harbors:
- a CDS encoding vWA domain-containing protein produces the protein MKTGTLKQILLITDGCSNKGEDPIAMAALAKEQGITVNVIGVMERDEIDEKGMTEIEGIAMSGGGVSQVVYAKQLSHTVQMVTRKAMTQTLQGVVNRELQHILGGEKTVEDLPPDQRGEVMEVVDELGETAQLEVLVLVDTSASMKHKLPMVKEALFDLSLSLNARTGENRFSVFVFPGKKKEVEKLLDWSPNLGSLTSIFSKLTTGGITPTGPAIREALTYFKKKRSLRSLLSRDDESFFEESV, from the coding sequence ATGAAAACAGGTACATTAAAGCAAATTTTACTCATAACGGATGGTTGCTCTAACAAAGGTGAGGATCCGATTGCAATGGCAGCCTTAGCAAAGGAGCAAGGAATAACGGTCAATGTGATCGGTGTAATGGAAAGAGATGAAATTGATGAAAAGGGTATGACTGAGATAGAAGGCATCGCCATGTCAGGCGGTGGCGTTAGTCAGGTTGTCTATGCAAAGCAGCTTTCACATACCGTCCAAATGGTCACAAGAAAAGCGATGACACAAACACTGCAAGGTGTAGTGAACAGAGAGCTGCAGCATATTCTGGGTGGTGAGAAAACAGTTGAGGATCTCCCTCCTGATCAAAGAGGAGAGGTAATGGAGGTAGTGGATGAGCTCGGAGAAACAGCTCAGCTTGAAGTGCTAGTGTTAGTAGATACAAGTGCAAGTATGAAACATAAGCTGCCAATGGTAAAGGAAGCATTGTTTGATTTATCTTTAAGCTTAAATGCTCGGACTGGTGAAAACCGCTTTTCTGTTTTTGTATTTCCAGGGAAAAAGAAGGAGGTTGAAAAGCTTCTAGATTGGTCTCCGAACCTTGGATCTTTAACAAGTATTTTCAGTAAGCTAACGACAGGCGGCATAACCCCTACTGGTCCTGCGATTCGTGAAGCATTAACATATTTTAAGAAAAAACGTTCATTAAGGAGTCTGCTTTCCCGTGATGATGAATCATTCTTTGAAGAATCAGTTTAA
- a CDS encoding serine/threonine protein kinase, whose protein sequence is MMNHSLKNQFKINHGTVIEGKWHHNRYTIVKELGYGANGIVYLAQCRNQQVALKMSDNGMSITSEVNVLKSFAKVQGDCLGPSLLDVDDWVYKQGQISFYVMEYIQGPDLLSFIQQKGPSWIEAVILQLLNNLHRLHQNGWVFGDLKPDNLIVTGPPPRIRCIDVGGTTIQGRAIKEFTEFFDRGYWGLGTRKADPSYDLFAVAMILINIAYPKRFNKTSGDLKQLIFMVRQKKELQKYEGVILNALQGKYHSAEEMRNSILQLNQAGPQPKATNRAPISNQKQARTNKIVVSRQTHLKKKRRGGFLETFFIFLIISLLYIFYIYGQLV, encoded by the coding sequence ATGATGAATCATTCTTTGAAGAATCAGTTTAAAATCAATCATGGTACAGTAATTGAAGGGAAATGGCATCACAACCGCTATACGATTGTAAAGGAGTTAGGATACGGTGCCAATGGGATCGTGTATTTAGCGCAATGCCGCAATCAGCAGGTTGCGTTAAAAATGAGTGATAATGGAATGTCCATTACATCAGAGGTAAATGTTCTAAAATCCTTTGCAAAGGTCCAAGGTGATTGCCTAGGGCCTTCTTTGCTTGATGTTGATGATTGGGTTTACAAGCAGGGGCAAATTTCCTTCTATGTCATGGAGTATATTCAAGGCCCTGATTTGCTATCCTTCATTCAGCAAAAGGGACCATCCTGGATAGAGGCTGTCATCCTGCAGCTTCTGAACAATTTACATAGGCTTCATCAAAATGGATGGGTGTTCGGCGATCTTAAACCAGATAATTTAATTGTCACAGGTCCTCCACCTAGAATTCGTTGTATTGATGTTGGCGGCACAACGATTCAGGGGAGAGCCATTAAAGAATTTACAGAGTTTTTTGATCGAGGATATTGGGGGCTCGGCACGCGGAAGGCGGACCCTAGTTATGATTTATTTGCCGTTGCGATGATTCTTATTAATATTGCCTATCCAAAACGATTTAACAAAACATCTGGTGATCTGAAACAGCTAATATTCATGGTGCGGCAAAAAAAGGAGCTTCAAAAATATGAAGGAGTCATATTAAATGCACTACAGGGGAAATACCATTCAGCAGAAGAAATGAGAAACTCGATCCTGCAGCTTAATCAAGCTGGACCCCAGCCTAAAGCAACAAATAGAGCACCTATTAGTAATCAAAAACAAGCTCGTACGAACAAAATAGTGGTGAGCAGGCAAACACATTTGAAAAAGAAAAGAAGAGGCGGATTTCTGGAGACATTTTTCATTTTTCTCATTATCTCTCTTCTCTATATTTTCTATATATATGGTCAATTAGTTTGA
- the tilS gene encoding tRNA lysidine(34) synthetase TilS yields the protein MLDAKVRAFLQRKGIELNNKKIVIGVSGGPDSLALLHYLWRKRQTDQLHLIAAHVDHMFRGEESLAEAQFVREFCEEREIPFEMERINVPEYIQESGKSSQIVARECRYNFFGKIMDKYGADYLALGHHGDDQVETILMRLTRGSSGDARAGIAFVRPFGRGDILRPFLCLSREEIENYCADHGLDPRRDPSNEKGIYSRNRFRKEIIPFLKKENSHVHEHFQRFSEEIQSDEAFLQELTVQKMNKVMEKKDSQEIIINIKEFQAMPIPLQRRGIQLILNYLYKIKPSSLSALHIEKVFLLMNSPHPSGILHFPNGLNIVRSYERCHFSFRLPSIQTYRYDMVGPGKWELPNGNSISFEYTNSSEGISRSNTLLLNRDDVTLPLVIRTREEGDRMTIKGMKGTRKVKDIFIDKKIPLLERKTWPIITDFNGQILWVPGLKESHYSIKQHVHSSYILLTYKTIRDEKS from the coding sequence ATGCTAGATGCAAAGGTCAGAGCTTTTCTGCAGCGAAAAGGCATTGAATTAAATAACAAAAAGATTGTGATCGGGGTATCTGGTGGGCCAGATTCATTGGCTCTTCTTCATTATTTATGGCGGAAAAGACAAACTGATCAACTTCATCTTATTGCAGCACATGTTGATCATATGTTTAGAGGAGAGGAATCCTTGGCAGAAGCCCAGTTTGTCCGGGAATTTTGCGAAGAAAGGGAGATTCCCTTTGAGATGGAGCGAATCAATGTCCCTGAATATATTCAAGAATCAGGGAAAAGCTCACAAATTGTTGCAAGAGAATGTAGATACAATTTTTTTGGTAAAATTATGGACAAGTACGGTGCAGATTATCTTGCCTTAGGTCATCATGGGGATGACCAGGTTGAAACCATTCTCATGCGGTTAACTAGAGGTAGCTCAGGAGATGCTAGAGCGGGAATAGCCTTTGTAAGACCGTTTGGCAGGGGGGATATCCTTCGTCCTTTTTTATGCTTGAGCAGAGAGGAAATTGAAAATTATTGTGCGGACCATGGACTTGATCCGCGAAGAGACCCAAGCAATGAAAAGGGGATTTATAGCCGTAATCGATTTCGAAAGGAAATCATCCCATTTTTGAAGAAGGAAAATTCTCATGTACATGAACATTTCCAGCGTTTTAGTGAAGAAATTCAAAGTGATGAAGCCTTTTTGCAGGAATTAACTGTCCAAAAAATGAATAAAGTAATGGAGAAGAAAGATTCTCAGGAAATAATAATAAATATTAAGGAATTTCAAGCAATGCCAATACCTTTACAAAGAAGAGGTATTCAACTAATATTAAACTATCTTTATAAAATAAAACCTTCATCTTTATCTGCATTACATATTGAAAAAGTTTTTTTATTAATGAACAGTCCACACCCATCAGGAATACTTCATTTCCCAAACGGATTGAATATAGTACGCTCTTACGAAAGATGCCATTTTTCATTCCGTCTTCCTTCTATACAAACTTATCGTTATGATATGGTGGGACCTGGGAAATGGGAATTGCCAAATGGGAATAGTATTTCTTTTGAATATACGAATAGCTCTGAAGGCATCTCTCGATCTAATACCCTTCTTTTAAATCGTGATGACGTAACCTTACCGCTTGTGATTCGAACAAGAGAAGAAGGGGATCGCATGACGATAAAGGGTATGAAGGGTACAAGGAAAGTTAAGGATATTTTTATAGATAAGAAAATTCCTTTATTAGAGAGAAAAACTTGGCCAATCATAACAGATTTCAATGGCCAAATTCTATGGGTGCCGGGGTTAAAAGAGTCTCATTATTCAATAAAGCAACATGTTCATTCAAGTTATATTCTTTTAACGTACAAAACGATAAGGGACGAAAAAAGCTAG
- the hpt gene encoding hypoxanthine phosphoribosyltransferase — MKNDIEKVLISEEEIQEKVRALGAELTEEYKDRFPLAIGVLKGAMPFMADLLKRMDTYLEMDFMDVSSYGNSTVSSGEVKIVKDLDTSVEGRDILIIEDIIDSGLTLSYLVDLFHYRKAKSIKIVTLLDKPSGRKTNLKADYVGFLVPDEFVVGYGLDYAEKYRNLPYIGVLKPEVYSNNN; from the coding sequence ATGAAAAACGATATTGAAAAGGTGTTAATTTCAGAAGAAGAAATTCAAGAAAAGGTAAGAGCCCTTGGTGCAGAGCTTACAGAGGAGTATAAGGATCGTTTTCCTCTAGCTATTGGGGTATTAAAAGGGGCTATGCCATTTATGGCAGATTTGTTAAAGCGTATGGATACGTATCTTGAAATGGATTTCATGGATGTTTCTAGCTATGGAAATTCTACTGTTTCATCAGGGGAGGTCAAAATTGTTAAAGATCTTGATACTTCTGTTGAAGGTAGAGATATTTTAATCATTGAGGATATTATCGACAGCGGATTGACGTTAAGCTATTTAGTTGATTTATTCCATTATCGTAAGGCAAAATCAATTAAAATTGTTACTTTACTTGATAAGCCTTCGGGTCGTAAAACCAATTTGAAAGCGGATTATGTTGGGTTTCTTGTTCCTGACGAGTTTGTTGTTGGCTATGGACTTGATTATGCAGAAAAATATCGAAACCTTCCATATATCGGAGTGCTTAAACCAGAGGTATATAGTAATAACAATTAA
- the ftsH gene encoding ATP-dependent zinc metalloprotease FtsH → MNRIFRNTIFYLLIFLVIIGVVSFFNGNNEPTKQISYDEFVTHLENGDIKSITMQPERGVFEVRGQLEGYEKNQYFITYVVNSDNIIDRIDDLAQKSKVDFLPAKETSGWVTFFTSIIPFIIIFILFFFLLNQAQGGGSRVMNFGKSKAKLYDENKKKVRFKDVAGADEEKQELVEVVEFLKDPRKFSELGARIPKGVLLVGPPGTGKTLLARAVAGEAGVPFFSISGSDFVEMFVGVGASRVRDLFETAKKNAPCIIFIDEIDAVGRQRGAGLGGGHDEREQTLNQLLVEMDGFGANEGIIIIAATNRPDILDPALLRPGRFDRQITVDRPDVKGREAVLKVHARNKPLDEGVNLKAIAQRTPGFSGADLENLLNEAALVAARQDKKKVDMSDIDEATDRVIAGPAKKSKVISKKERNIVAFHEAGHTVIGVVLEDAEMVHKVTIVPRGQAGGYAVMLPKEDRFFMTKPELLDKIVGLLGGRVAEEVVFGEVSTGAHNDFQRATGIARRMVTEFGMSDKLGPLQFGQSQGGQVFLGRDFNNDQNYSDAIAYEIDLEIQRIIKDSYEKARKVLTENREKLDLIANTLLEVETLDAEQIKHLMDHGTLPDRSVKADESSSDEVKVNININKEDNDVSMEIPEARENTTPAEEENPPAIGEDRKE, encoded by the coding sequence ATGAATCGGATCTTCCGAAACACCATCTTTTATTTATTAATATTTTTAGTCATTATTGGTGTTGTCAGTTTTTTTAACGGCAACAATGAGCCGACTAAACAAATTTCTTATGATGAATTTGTTACTCATTTGGAAAACGGAGATATTAAGTCCATTACAATGCAGCCAGAGAGAGGCGTGTTTGAAGTACGCGGACAGCTTGAAGGCTATGAAAAGAACCAGTATTTCATTACTTATGTAGTGAATAGCGATAATATTATTGATCGCATTGATGACCTAGCTCAAAAATCAAAAGTAGATTTTCTGCCAGCGAAGGAAACAAGCGGTTGGGTTACATTTTTTACTTCAATTATTCCGTTCATCATCATTTTCATTTTATTCTTCTTCTTGCTGAACCAAGCACAGGGCGGTGGAAGCCGTGTGATGAACTTCGGTAAAAGTAAAGCAAAGCTTTACGATGAGAATAAAAAGAAAGTCCGCTTTAAAGATGTTGCGGGTGCAGATGAAGAAAAGCAAGAACTAGTTGAAGTGGTTGAATTTTTGAAGGATCCTAGAAAGTTCTCTGAATTGGGAGCGAGAATTCCGAAGGGTGTTCTACTTGTAGGACCTCCAGGAACAGGTAAAACTTTGCTTGCACGTGCGGTTGCAGGTGAAGCAGGCGTTCCATTCTTCTCTATTAGTGGTTCTGACTTTGTTGAAATGTTTGTCGGTGTTGGGGCTTCACGTGTTCGTGATTTATTCGAAACAGCTAAGAAGAATGCTCCATGTATTATTTTTATCGACGAAATTGATGCAGTTGGACGTCAGCGTGGCGCAGGGTTAGGTGGCGGACATGATGAACGTGAACAGACACTGAACCAATTATTAGTTGAAATGGATGGATTCGGTGCAAATGAAGGAATTATTATCATTGCTGCTACAAACCGTCCAGACATTTTAGACCCAGCCTTATTGCGTCCAGGACGTTTTGACAGACAAATTACAGTAGATCGTCCTGATGTAAAAGGTAGAGAAGCTGTTCTTAAAGTACATGCACGAAATAAACCTTTAGATGAGGGTGTTAATTTAAAAGCTATTGCACAGCGTACACCAGGATTCTCAGGTGCTGACTTAGAAAACTTATTGAATGAGGCAGCTCTTGTGGCAGCTCGTCAAGATAAGAAAAAAGTTGATATGTCCGATATTGATGAGGCGACTGACCGTGTAATTGCCGGTCCTGCAAAGAAAAGCAAAGTCATTTCGAAAAAGGAAAGAAATATTGTTGCCTTCCACGAAGCAGGTCATACGGTTATTGGTGTCGTTCTTGAGGATGCAGAAATGGTTCACAAAGTAACGATTGTACCTCGTGGTCAGGCTGGCGGTTATGCAGTAATGCTTCCGAAAGAAGATCGTTTCTTCATGACAAAGCCAGAGCTTCTTGATAAAATTGTCGGATTGCTTGGCGGCCGTGTTGCAGAGGAAGTTGTTTTCGGTGAAGTAAGTACAGGAGCTCACAATGACTTCCAGCGTGCAACAGGAATTGCTCGTAGAATGGTTACTGAATTTGGAATGAGCGATAAGCTTGGTCCATTACAATTCGGCCAATCACAGGGAGGTCAAGTCTTCTTAGGAAGAGATTTTAACAATGATCAGAATTATTCTGATGCCATTGCCTATGAAATTGACCTTGAAATTCAACGCATTATTAAAGATAGCTATGAAAAGGCGAGAAAGGTTCTTACAGAAAATCGTGAGAAACTTGATCTTATTGCTAATACACTTCTTGAGGTTGAAACCCTTGATGCAGAACAAATCAAACATTTGATGGATCATGGAACTTTACCTGATCGTTCTGTAAAGGCAGACGAATCATCTTCTGATGAGGTTAAAGTAAATATTAACATCAATAAAGAAGATAATGATGTCTCCATGGAAATACCAGAAGCAAGGGAAAACACAACACCGGCAGAAGAGGAAAATCCGCCTGCAATCGGTGAAGATCGAAAAGAATAG
- a CDS encoding type III pantothenate kinase, which translates to MIFVFDIGNTNMVLGVYDGDELKYHWRIETNRNKTEDEYGMVIKSLFDHVKLTFSDIEGIIISSVVPPIMTALERMCDKYFQIKPLIVGPGIKTGLNIKYENPREVGADRIVNAVAAIHDYDSPLIIVDFGTATTYCYINEKKQYMGGAIAPGIGISTEALYSRAAKLPRIEIARPDGIIGKNTVSAMQAGILFGYVGQVEGIVKRMKEQATENPTVIATGGLAGLIAKESTIIDIVDPFLTLKGLQLIYKRNIESSK; encoded by the coding sequence TTGATATTTGTTTTTGATATTGGTAATACAAATATGGTATTAGGGGTATACGATGGTGATGAACTGAAATACCATTGGAGAATTGAGACAAATCGAAATAAAACAGAAGATGAATACGGAATGGTGATAAAGTCTCTTTTTGATCATGTTAAGCTAACTTTTTCTGACATCGAAGGAATTATTATTTCTTCTGTCGTACCGCCTATTATGACAGCGCTTGAGCGGATGTGTGATAAATATTTCCAAATAAAACCTCTGATTGTTGGACCAGGAATAAAAACAGGATTAAATATTAAGTATGAAAATCCGAGAGAAGTGGGCGCGGATCGGATTGTGAATGCGGTAGCAGCTATTCATGATTATGACAGCCCGCTTATTATTGTAGACTTTGGAACTGCAACGACCTACTGCTATATAAACGAAAAGAAACAATATATGGGTGGTGCAATTGCTCCTGGAATTGGTATTTCAACAGAGGCTCTTTATTCCCGAGCTGCTAAGCTGCCAAGAATTGAAATTGCTCGTCCAGATGGCATTATCGGAAAGAATACAGTGTCTGCTATGCAGGCTGGAATCTTATTTGGTTATGTAGGACAAGTTGAGGGAATCGTAAAAAGAATGAAGGAACAGGCAACTGAAAATCCTACAGTCATTGCGACTGGCGGTCTAGCAGGTTTAATTGCAAAGGAATCAACCATTATTGATATTGTTGATCCGTTTCTAACCTTGAAAGGTCTGCAGCTAATTTATAAGCGTAATATTGAGTCATCAAAATAA
- the hslO gene encoding Hsp33 family molecular chaperone HslO — protein MGDYLVKALAYNGQVRAYAVRTTETIGEAQVRHQTWPTASAALGRAMSAGVMMGAMLKGEEKLTIKIEGGGPIGVILVDSNSKGEVRGYVTNPQTHFDLNEHGKLDVRRAVGTTGLLTVVKDIGMKEHFTGQVPIVSGELGEDFTYYFVTSEQTPSSVGVGVLVNPDNTILAAGGFIIQLMPGTEEETISDIENRLKSIPPVSKLIQQGLTPEELLEKILGKENVKILEKQPVAFVCTCSKERFGAAIISLGAEEIQEIINTEDKAEAQCHFCNEVYHYSKEELEEFKQEAKQ, from the coding sequence ATGGGTGATTATTTAGTCAAAGCGCTTGCCTATAATGGCCAGGTTCGTGCATATGCAGTTCGTACGACAGAAACGATTGGAGAGGCGCAAGTGCGTCATCAAACATGGCCAACTGCATCTGCTGCGCTAGGGAGAGCGATGTCAGCAGGTGTTATGATGGGTGCAATGTTAAAAGGTGAAGAGAAGCTAACGATAAAAATCGAGGGCGGCGGCCCAATCGGTGTTATCTTAGTAGATAGCAATTCAAAGGGTGAAGTAAGAGGATATGTAACGAATCCACAAACGCATTTTGATTTAAATGAACATGGCAAGCTTGATGTCCGGCGTGCGGTCGGTACAACAGGTTTGTTAACTGTTGTGAAAGACATTGGTATGAAGGAACATTTTACTGGCCAAGTCCCAATTGTTTCAGGGGAATTAGGGGAAGATTTTACGTATTATTTTGTTACTTCAGAGCAAACCCCTTCATCCGTTGGGGTAGGCGTACTTGTAAATCCTGATAACACGATTCTTGCTGCAGGAGGCTTTATTATACAATTAATGCCTGGGACGGAAGAAGAGACTATTTCTGATATTGAAAATAGGTTAAAGTCAATACCTCCTGTATCCAAGCTTATTCAGCAAGGCTTAACCCCAGAAGAATTGTTAGAAAAGATTTTAGGAAAAGAAAATGTGAAAATTTTGGAAAAACAGCCTGTTGCCTTTGTATGTACATGCTCAAAAGAAAGATTTGGAGCTGCTATTATAAGCTTAGGTGCTGAAGAAATACAGGAAATCATCAATACAGAAGACAAAGCTGAAGCACAATGCCACTTCTGTAATGAGGTTTATCATTATTCGAAAGAAGAATTAGAAGAATTTAAACAAGAAGCAAAGCAATAG
- a CDS encoding peptidyl-prolyl cis-trans isomerase → MKKERLKREKLWLVIALLILLNCITVVFFLAKGNTGNNETVATVGKEKITRQEWLNEMESRYGKEILKELIDQKVIEAAGEKYKVKISDKDVERELTMIKSMYGSSGGYQAVDEDKWREQIKNTLMLEELLTKDVEISEKEIKDYYEQNKEQYILPDSYHISQIIVETKEEAEQTIKELENGSSFSVLAMERSIDEFTANLGGDAGYVNENSGRYTKKFINQIKSIKPGKWSKPIKVEDHYVIVMMHEHVKGKEYSYKEVKDQIRRQMALEQMDTPVSARPFWNELDIEWFYGDTEAQ, encoded by the coding sequence TTGAAGAAGGAGAGGCTAAAGAGGGAGAAGCTTTGGTTAGTCATAGCCCTACTTATTTTGTTAAATTGCATAACGGTTGTTTTTTTTCTTGCTAAAGGGAATACAGGAAATAATGAAACAGTGGCAACAGTAGGCAAGGAAAAGATCACCCGACAGGAATGGCTAAATGAGATGGAATCAAGATATGGCAAGGAAATATTAAAAGAATTAATTGACCAAAAAGTGATTGAAGCAGCCGGGGAAAAATATAAGGTTAAAATATCGGATAAAGATGTTGAACGTGAATTAACAATGATCAAATCCATGTACGGCTCATCTGGAGGCTACCAAGCAGTCGATGAGGACAAATGGAGGGAGCAAATCAAAAATACCTTAATGCTTGAAGAGCTTCTGACTAAAGATGTGGAAATATCAGAAAAAGAAATAAAGGATTACTACGAACAAAATAAAGAGCAATATATTTTGCCTGATTCTTATCATATATCCCAGATCATCGTCGAAACAAAGGAAGAAGCAGAGCAAACCATAAAGGAATTAGAGAATGGTTCCAGTTTTTCCGTATTGGCAATGGAACGCTCGATTGATGAATTTACAGCTAATTTGGGCGGAGATGCAGGATATGTGAATGAAAATAGCGGGCGCTATACGAAGAAATTTATTAACCAAATAAAAAGCATAAAACCGGGTAAATGGAGTAAACCTATCAAAGTGGAAGATCATTATGTGATCGTTATGATGCATGAGCATGTCAAAGGAAAAGAATACTCCTATAAAGAAGTAAAAGACCAAATTCGCAGACAAATGGCATTAGAACAAATGGATACACCAGTTTCAGCAAGACCATTCTGGAATGAACTGGACATAGAGTGGTTTTACGGAGATACAGAAGCGCAATAG
- the cysK gene encoding cysteine synthase A — MPRIANSIAELVGQTPIVKLNRMVDENSADVYVKLEYMNPGSSVKDRIALAMIEAAEESGALEQGSTIIEPTSGNTGIGLAMIAASKGYKAVLVMPETMSMERRNLLRAYGAELVLTPGTEGMNGAIRKAEELAKEHGYFMPQQFENPSNPDIHRRTTGKEIVEQMGDQLDAFISGVGTGGTITGAGSVLREKYESVKIYAVEPNDSPVLSGGKPGPHKIQGIGAGFVPKVLNEEIYDEIIKVTNDEAFEYARLAAREEGILGGISSGAAIFAALKVAKELGKGKKVLAIIPSNGERYLSTPLYQFETE; from the coding sequence ATGCCTCGTATAGCAAATTCTATTGCAGAGTTAGTTGGACAGACGCCGATTGTTAAGCTTAATCGAATGGTTGATGAAAATAGTGCAGATGTGTATGTAAAATTAGAATATATGAATCCTGGAAGCAGTGTAAAAGATCGAATTGCCCTTGCAATGATTGAAGCAGCGGAGGAAAGTGGAGCCTTAGAACAGGGATCGACGATTATTGAACCGACAAGCGGTAATACTGGAATTGGCCTTGCGATGATTGCAGCTTCCAAAGGCTATAAAGCCGTTTTAGTGATGCCGGAAACAATGAGTATGGAAAGACGAAATCTTCTTCGCGCATATGGAGCAGAGCTAGTATTAACACCTGGAACAGAAGGGATGAACGGTGCCATTCGCAAAGCTGAAGAGCTGGCAAAAGAGCACGGTTACTTCATGCCGCAGCAATTTGAAAATCCATCGAATCCAGACATTCATCGCCGAACAACGGGTAAAGAGATTGTCGAGCAAATGGGTGATCAGCTTGATGCATTTATTTCAGGTGTCGGAACTGGCGGGACTATCACAGGTGCTGGTTCTGTCCTTCGTGAAAAATATGAGAGTGTAAAAATCTATGCGGTTGAACCAAACGATTCTCCAGTTCTTTCAGGTGGGAAGCCAGGACCTCATAAAATCCAAGGGATTGGTGCTGGCTTTGTGCCAAAAGTTCTCAATGAAGAAATATATGATGAGATCATAAAGGTAACGAATGACGAGGCATTTGAATATGCTCGCCTTGCAGCAAGAGAAGAAGGGATTCTTGGCGGAATATCTTCTGGAGCAGCCATTTTTGCAGCCTTAAAGGTAGCGAAGGAGCTTGGGAAAGGAAAGAAGGTTCTTGCCATCATTCCTAGTAATGGAGAGCGCTATTTGAGCACTCCTTTATATCAATTCGAAACAGAATAA
- a CDS encoding anthranilate synthase component I family protein → MRGDIPLKKFNIYAKKCTISLNQFFIQYRHLTADKQHHVLLESGRGGRYSIAAFDPETVLIGKNSKLEIIEPEGRQIFEGNPLHLLMEWLRQFQVEKVDELPDFQGGAIGLISYDYGRYIERLPSVAMDDLLIPDIHFLAFKEWFVFDHKDETLWIMFLYGENEDKQALEIRAEEWISRWVAETSNVPSKKAFHKNDQLEVSMNEEEFIQAVEKVQHYISQGDVFQVNLSVRQSQPIGVEAIDVYEQLRRLNPSPYMGYFHTPEYQLVSGSPELLIKKKGEEVSTRPIAGTRSRGRDEAEDFELANELIENEKERAEHVMLVDLERNDLGRVCKFGSVEVNEFMVIEKYSHVMHIVSNVRGELAYGKDGSDLIDAVFPGGTITGAPKVRTMEIIEELEPVTRGPYTGSLGWINYSGDLELNIIIRTMIVKEGKAHVQAGAGVVIDSNPKNEYKESLKKAIVLWKAKEMAEQEEGNET, encoded by the coding sequence ATGAGGGGTGACATTCCTTTGAAGAAATTTAATATATATGCAAAAAAGTGCACGATTTCGTTAAACCAATTTTTTATACAATACCGTCATTTAACAGCGGACAAGCAGCATCATGTCCTATTAGAAAGCGGGAGGGGTGGGCGTTATAGTATAGCCGCTTTTGACCCAGAAACTGTTCTAATCGGTAAAAATTCAAAGCTCGAAATTATTGAGCCGGAAGGAAGACAGATTTTTGAAGGAAATCCCCTTCATTTATTGATGGAATGGCTGCGTCAATTCCAAGTGGAGAAAGTGGACGAACTTCCAGATTTTCAGGGCGGTGCTATTGGCTTGATTAGCTATGATTATGGCCGTTATATTGAGCGCTTGCCTTCTGTCGCCATGGATGATCTGCTCATTCCTGATATTCATTTTTTAGCTTTTAAAGAATGGTTTGTATTTGATCATAAAGATGAAACTTTATGGATCATGTTTTTATATGGAGAAAATGAAGATAAGCAGGCTTTAGAAATAAGAGCCGAGGAATGGATAAGTCGTTGGGTGGCGGAAACTTCAAATGTTCCGTCTAAAAAAGCTTTTCATAAAAATGATCAGCTTGAAGTTTCCATGAATGAAGAGGAATTTATTCAAGCTGTTGAAAAGGTTCAGCATTACATTTCACAGGGAGATGTGTTTCAAGTTAATCTGTCTGTTCGCCAAAGTCAGCCGATCGGTGTGGAGGCCATTGATGTATATGAACAGCTCCGGAGATTGAACCCATCTCCATATATGGGCTATTTCCACACGCCAGAATATCAGCTTGTAAGTGGATCACCAGAGCTTTTGATAAAGAAAAAAGGTGAGGAGGTCAGCACACGTCCAATAGCAGGAACGCGGTCGCGCGGAAGGGATGAAGCTGAGGACTTCGAGCTTGCAAACGAATTAATTGAAAATGAGAAAGAACGAGCCGAGCATGTGATGCTTGTTGATTTAGAAAGAAATGATCTTGGGCGTGTCTGTAAATTTGGATCTGTTGAAGTGAATGAATTTATGGTGATTGAAAAATATTCCCATGTCATGCATATCGTGTCGAATGTACGTGGAGAATTAGCCTATGGGAAGGATGGTTCCGATTTAATTGATGCTGTATTCCCGGGAGGAACGATTACAGGAGCACCAAAGGTTCGAACGATGGAAATCATCGAAGAGCTGGAACCAGTAACGAGAGGTCCTTATACCGGCTCGTTAGGATGGATCAATTACAGCGGTGATCTAGAGCTAAATATTATTATTCGGACGATGATTGTAAAAGAAGGAAAAGCTCATGTACAAGCAGGTGCAGGAGTTGTCATTGATTCAAATCCAAAAAATGAGTATAAGGAATCATTAAAGAAGGCGATTGTCCTTTGGAAAGCAAAAGAGATGGCTGAACAGGAAGAAGGTAACGAGACATGA